A genomic region of Fodinisporobacter ferrooxydans contains the following coding sequences:
- a CDS encoding NUDIX hydrolase, whose amino-acid sequence MVPIRMASTVVLLKCLQADDVHAYDIYTMKRPDTMKFLPGYTVFPGGGLEPGDYAEEWLEYVCNFANQYEILPEREDCRTFYGQQKGGKELDRVFVVAAIREVFEETGMLICLSDSLSEKILQPAFQMTVQACQQKLLNKELTFLEAVKTLQLRFDAGQMSYIGSRLTPPGGVARFYTKFFITRVSDGMTSTPSRDEMTAEAWLKPADALDMYGRKEIVCAPPTLECLKGLQQLADIAALF is encoded by the coding sequence ATGGTACCGATACGCATGGCTTCTACAGTGGTTTTGCTGAAATGTTTACAAGCGGATGATGTGCATGCATATGACATATATACGATGAAACGCCCGGATACGATGAAGTTTCTGCCGGGCTATACAGTGTTTCCGGGCGGTGGGTTGGAACCGGGTGATTACGCAGAGGAATGGCTGGAATATGTCTGCAATTTTGCCAACCAATACGAAATACTGCCGGAAAGGGAAGACTGCAGAACGTTTTATGGGCAGCAAAAAGGCGGGAAAGAATTGGATCGCGTCTTTGTTGTTGCTGCCATTCGCGAAGTGTTCGAAGAGACGGGAATGCTGATCTGTCTGTCCGATTCTCTATCTGAAAAAATTTTACAGCCGGCGTTTCAGATGACAGTACAAGCTTGCCAACAGAAACTGCTGAACAAAGAACTCACGTTTTTGGAAGCGGTAAAAACGTTGCAGCTCCGTTTTGATGCCGGGCAGATGTCGTATATCGGAAGCCGTTTGACGCCGCCTGGGGGAGTTGCCCGTTTTTACACAAAATTTTTCATCACACGCGTATCGGATGGGATGACAAGTACACCTTCCCGTGACGAAATGACTGCCGAAGCTTGGCTCAAACCTGCGGATGCCCTGGATATGTACGGACGGAAAGAGATTGTTTGTGCGCCGCCAACCTTGGAATGTTTGAAAGGCTTGCAGCAGCTTGCAGACATAGCCGCACTATTCTAA
- the nrdR gene encoding transcriptional regulator NrdR translates to MRCPFCQHESSRVLESRTSEDLTIVRRRRECFNEACMRRFTTYEKVEMSPLMVVKKDRKREEFSRDKLYTGIRKACEKRPIPMSTIDQLTDQVEREIRLEFEREVPSDAIGEKIMNGLRDIDGVAYVRFASVYRQFRDIETFAKEILTFLNSEQGRGQATESNGAEFWRREGKE, encoded by the coding sequence ATGCGGTGTCCGTTTTGTCAGCATGAATCATCTCGTGTATTAGAATCCCGAACCAGCGAAGATCTTACCATTGTGCGGAGACGTCGGGAATGTTTCAACGAAGCGTGCATGCGGCGATTTACTACATATGAAAAAGTGGAAATGTCACCGCTGATGGTGGTGAAAAAAGACCGGAAGCGGGAAGAGTTTTCCAGGGACAAGCTGTATACCGGCATTCGCAAGGCGTGTGAAAAACGTCCGATTCCCATGAGCACGATTGATCAACTGACTGACCAAGTGGAACGGGAAATTCGATTGGAGTTTGAACGGGAAGTCCCTTCCGATGCAATCGGTGAAAAAATCATGAACGGCCTGCGGGACATTGATGGTGTGGCGTATGTGCGATTTGCAAGTGTGTACCGGCAATTTCGGGATATTGAGACATTTGCCAAAGAAATTTTAACGTTTCTGAATTCGGAACAGGGTCGCGGCCAGGCAACGGAATCAAACGGTGCGGAATTTTGGAGAAGAGAAGGGAAAGAATAG
- a CDS encoding 2-hydroxyacid dehydrogenase, translating into MKPFKVVCTGTQLPAALQMLEQECELKIWEHAYPIPRDLVLEWVADADGLFATGSVRVDDELLDKAPKLKVVSQASVGYDNVDIAACTSRGIPFSNTPGVLEETTADLTFGLLLSAVRRIHEGWEQVRSGNWKNNFDVPFGMDLFGKTLGIIGMGKIGVAVAKRAQAFGMQVIYSNRSRRGDEEQLQVTYASLDDLLRQADIVVVLVPLHEQTRGLMGTEQFRKMKPSAYFINVARGAVVDTDALYHALTKREIAYAALDVTDPEPLPADHPLLGLRNVIITPHVGSATYETRSRMARLAARNLMAGLHQKALPTCVNQAVNYPE; encoded by the coding sequence ATGAAACCATTCAAAGTGGTGTGCACAGGTACTCAATTGCCTGCAGCGTTGCAAATGCTTGAGCAGGAGTGTGAATTGAAAATCTGGGAACATGCGTATCCTATCCCGCGGGATCTTGTGCTTGAGTGGGTCGCGGATGCGGACGGATTGTTTGCTACGGGGAGTGTCCGGGTCGATGATGAATTGCTGGACAAAGCGCCCAAACTGAAGGTAGTTTCGCAAGCATCTGTAGGCTATGACAATGTGGATATTGCAGCATGCACCAGCCGCGGAATACCTTTCAGCAATACACCGGGAGTATTGGAAGAGACGACGGCAGATCTGACTTTCGGGCTGCTTTTGTCTGCTGTGCGAAGAATTCACGAAGGCTGGGAGCAAGTTCGCTCAGGCAACTGGAAAAATAATTTCGATGTTCCCTTTGGCATGGATTTGTTCGGGAAAACGTTGGGGATTATCGGCATGGGGAAAATCGGAGTCGCGGTGGCAAAACGGGCGCAGGCGTTCGGGATGCAGGTGATCTATTCCAATCGATCCCGTCGCGGAGACGAAGAGCAGCTGCAAGTGACTTATGCGTCGCTGGATGACCTATTGCGTCAGGCTGACATTGTTGTCGTGCTTGTACCTTTACATGAACAAACACGGGGGCTTATGGGAACCGAACAATTTCGCAAAATGAAGCCATCAGCATATTTTATCAATGTAGCAAGGGGTGCTGTTGTCGACACGGATGCGTTGTACCATGCATTAACGAAGCGGGAGATTGCGTATGCGGCGCTGGATGTTACAGACCCGGAACCCCTTCCTGCCGATCATCCGCTATTGGGTCTTCGCAATGTCATCATTACGCCGCATGTCGGCAGTGCTACATATGAAACCCGCAGCCGGATGGCCCGATTGGCGGCTCGGAATCTCATGGCAGGACTGCATCAAAAAGCGCTTCCGACCTGTGTGAATCAAGCAGTCAATTATCCGGAATAA
- a CDS encoding PTS glucitol/sorbitol transporter subunit IIA, which translates to MKTSVVSSIGPMALAFEDEKVIILFGPKAPNELKDVSIIHETKEYDYQPLKVGTRLVLGTHEYTIEKIGTEAYNNLTELGHISVYFTDAPAEVLPGSIYVTPHIFPRLTPGDEIKFL; encoded by the coding sequence ATGAAAACATCGGTTGTTTCATCAATTGGCCCAATGGCCCTTGCGTTTGAAGATGAAAAAGTCATCATTTTGTTTGGTCCCAAAGCACCCAATGAATTAAAAGACGTTTCCATTATTCATGAAACCAAAGAATATGATTACCAACCACTTAAAGTAGGAACCCGCCTAGTACTTGGAACACATGAATACACAATCGAAAAAATAGGAACAGAAGCCTATAATAACTTAACAGAATTGGGGCATATCTCAGTGTATTTTACCGATGCACCTGCAGAAGTGCTTCCGGGTTCGATTTACGTAACACCTCATATATTCCCACGCTTAACACCCGGAGATGAAATTAAATTTTTGTAA
- a CDS encoding MFS transporter: MQRLWTRDFILVTLSTFFVFMNLQMITPALSSYIHSSIGGNSLIGLSIAAWAVTAVLTRFAAGKALLAVDKRILIWLGILVYGVATAGYYLATSVGSLLIVRILYGIGFGLTTTTYGTLAADLIPATRLGEGMGYFGLSTSLAMAIAPVIGIGMYNTMGFHPLVYTSFGLVLLTIAILPLIRTLKMKQSVKRQHKPQSWIHDFYDPSIILPCILLLLMSITYGGLVSFITLFGKEVHIANVGWYFLVNAGAVVLVRPVSGKLYDKKGHRVVLPIGAVCLTAGLLLLSYAANMGIFLFSAICYGMGYGILQPALQAWMFERLSPERRGIGSGAFYSSVDFGIAVGSMLLGTVATAIGYAAMYRVSAICMAMFMALYLVFGLREKNKEEYLKSFTIN, encoded by the coding sequence ATGCAAAGACTTTGGACACGAGATTTTATACTTGTTACACTTTCCACGTTTTTTGTTTTTATGAATTTGCAAATGATTACACCGGCCTTGTCTTCCTATATTCATTCGTCGATTGGCGGCAACAGCCTGATTGGATTATCGATCGCCGCCTGGGCGGTTACTGCGGTGCTGACCCGTTTTGCAGCGGGAAAGGCGCTGTTGGCAGTAGATAAGCGGATCCTAATCTGGTTGGGAATATTGGTCTACGGAGTTGCGACGGCCGGTTATTATTTAGCCACATCGGTTGGTTCCTTATTGATTGTACGAATCTTGTATGGCATCGGATTCGGGTTGACGACGACAACATACGGAACGTTGGCAGCAGATCTGATACCGGCAACACGATTAGGGGAAGGCATGGGGTATTTTGGATTGTCAACGAGCTTGGCCATGGCAATTGCTCCTGTGATTGGAATCGGCATGTACAATACAATGGGATTTCATCCACTTGTTTATACCAGCTTTGGACTCGTACTGCTGACGATTGCGATCCTGCCTTTGATCCGCACGCTAAAAATGAAACAATCCGTGAAACGGCAGCACAAGCCCCAATCCTGGATCCATGATTTTTATGATCCGAGCATTATTCTACCCTGTATCTTGCTGCTGCTGATGTCGATTACGTATGGCGGATTGGTAAGTTTTATCACGCTGTTTGGGAAAGAGGTGCATATTGCAAATGTAGGCTGGTATTTCCTGGTGAATGCCGGAGCGGTCGTACTCGTTCGCCCGGTGTCGGGAAAATTGTACGATAAAAAAGGGCATCGCGTTGTTTTGCCGATCGGTGCCGTGTGTTTGACAGCTGGTTTGTTGCTGTTGTCCTATGCGGCGAATATGGGAATATTCCTGTTTTCAGCCATCTGTTACGGCATGGGCTATGGAATCTTGCAGCCGGCGTTGCAAGCCTGGATGTTTGAACGGCTAAGTCCGGAGAGAAGAGGAATTGGCAGCGGGGCGTTTTATAGCTCCGTCGATTTTGGCATCGCAGTCGGATCGATGCTGCTGGGAACTGTGGCGACTGCCATCGGCTATGCGGCCATGTATCGCGTTTCTGCCATTTGTATGGCCATGTTCATGGCCTTGTATCTCGTATTTGGACTGAGAGAAAAGAATAAAGAAGAATATCTCAAATCTTTCACCATAAACTAA
- a CDS encoding transcriptional regulator GutM — MNAFSLISIVALAWLVQYAFTMVQIRHYRAAMKALIDEFRGVNGFHLFSGISRKALGSGAIVLLIVDEEYQIRKCQILSGMSVFARFQPFTKYEGKHIQEILKETESTIHAKRKVSAKQKSLAKAFHMAVENAIRSISERQKNNLLIVS, encoded by the coding sequence GTGAATGCGTTTTCGCTTATTTCCATTGTCGCATTGGCTTGGCTAGTACAATACGCATTTACAATGGTTCAAATTCGCCATTATCGAGCTGCTATGAAAGCATTAATTGACGAATTTAGGGGGGTGAATGGATTTCATCTATTCTCAGGCATTTCAAGAAAAGCATTAGGTAGTGGCGCTATTGTCTTATTAATCGTCGACGAAGAGTATCAAATTCGCAAATGCCAAATTTTATCCGGAATGTCTGTATTTGCGCGGTTTCAACCCTTCACAAAATATGAAGGAAAACACATCCAAGAAATACTAAAGGAAACAGAAAGCACGATCCACGCGAAACGAAAGGTTTCCGCAAAACAAAAGTCTTTAGCAAAAGCATTTCATATGGCAGTAGAAAATGCCATCCGAAGCATTTCGGAACGCCAAAAAAACAATCTATTGATTGTAAGTTAA
- a CDS encoding MarR family winged helix-turn-helix transcriptional regulator — protein MEHNSLERSIGFQLGQTYRKINYLMTVMFKPFDLTPEQWVVLCCINGTDGIHPTELAQRAHKDKTTITRILDHLERKGAIQKQANTEDRRSFFVFLTEHGKSCIQSLAAIEKATLGTILQTVSDEKLSLLREMFDVLQANVNKELERLQADVKQKN, from the coding sequence ATGGAACATAATTCATTAGAGCGGTCGATTGGATTTCAGTTGGGCCAAACCTATCGAAAAATCAATTATTTGATGACAGTTATGTTTAAACCCTTTGATCTAACGCCGGAACAATGGGTCGTATTATGCTGCATCAATGGGACAGATGGCATCCATCCGACAGAATTGGCCCAGCGTGCTCATAAAGACAAAACGACCATTACGCGGATCTTGGATCATTTGGAACGAAAAGGGGCGATCCAAAAGCAGGCAAATACGGAAGATCGACGGTCTTTTTTTGTTTTTTTGACCGAACATGGGAAATCTTGCATTCAATCACTTGCAGCGATTGAAAAAGCCACGTTGGGGACGATTTTGCAAACCGTATCCGATGAAAAATTGAGCTTGCTAAGGGAAATGTTTGATGTTTTGCAAGCCAATGTAAACAAAGAACTGGAACGGCTGCAGGCAGATGTGAAACAGAAAAACTAA
- the srlE gene encoding PTS glucitol/sorbitol transporter subunit IIB — translation MAQAVFVKKGSGGWGTGLTLIPDEKRNKVVSVTGGGIHPVAQRIAELAGVEAVDGFSKSYPEDEMLCVVINCGGTARIGVYPMKRIPTVDVLPSSPSGPLSKFIKEDIFVSGVAVQDIVLADGAPVPSVAKAEPESVSSADAKQKVQDAKQNVERVKPSSGWLLRLSQSIGYVIGVLYQSGRDSVDMLLKNIIPFMAFVSMLMGIITYTGLGKILAHGLVPLAGSLGGLIVLVIICTLPFLSPILGPGAVIAQIIGVLVGSQIAQKAINPAYALPALFAIDGQVGCDFVPVGLSLGEASPETIEYGVPAVLYSRLITGVAAVVIAYFASFGLY, via the coding sequence ATGGCACAAGCTGTATTTGTAAAAAAAGGATCTGGTGGTTGGGGAACAGGTTTAACCTTGATACCTGATGAAAAACGTAATAAAGTTGTTTCTGTAACAGGCGGTGGCATCCATCCGGTTGCACAACGGATCGCTGAACTCGCTGGTGTGGAAGCCGTCGACGGATTTTCGAAATCGTATCCGGAAGACGAAATGCTGTGTGTCGTCATCAATTGTGGCGGAACGGCTCGGATTGGAGTATATCCCATGAAACGGATTCCAACAGTCGATGTGTTGCCATCTTCTCCGTCCGGACCCTTGTCAAAATTCATTAAAGAAGATATCTTTGTATCCGGAGTTGCGGTTCAGGATATTGTTTTAGCAGATGGTGCACCGGTTCCGTCCGTTGCTAAAGCAGAACCAGAATCTGTGTCATCTGCAGATGCAAAACAAAAAGTGCAAGATGCAAAACAAAACGTGGAAAGAGTGAAACCTTCTTCCGGTTGGTTGTTGAGACTCTCACAATCGATCGGGTATGTGATCGGTGTGCTTTATCAATCCGGACGTGATTCGGTGGATATGCTGCTGAAAAACATCATCCCGTTCATGGCATTCGTCAGTATGCTGATGGGTATTATCACGTATACAGGTCTTGGAAAAATATTGGCACACGGGCTTGTACCTCTTGCCGGCTCCTTAGGTGGATTGATCGTGTTGGTTATCATTTGTACGTTGCCATTTCTATCACCAATTCTTGGACCTGGTGCCGTTATCGCACAAATCATCGGCGTATTAGTGGGTTCGCAGATAGCCCAAAAAGCGATCAACCCAGCTTATGCATTGCCTGCCTTGTTTGCGATTGATGGGCAAGTCGGTTGTGACTTTGTTCCGGTCGGTTTGTCTCTTGGAGAAGCAAGCCCGGAAACGATTGAATATGGAGTTCCTGCTGTTCTATACAGCCGGTTGATCACTGGGGTTGCTGCCGTTGTCATTGCATATTTTGCAAGTTTTGGATTGTATTAA
- a CDS encoding MBL fold metallo-hydrolase, whose product MVTRCTDHVWQLSLASPTLKPATTTNTYLIHDKEEVIIVDPGFDAPANTQIILQTIQELGNPTVTGILFSHYHKDHTPGVRGLMQHLSCPIYCHELEAKQVDRLIAPCKHTSVVEQGDRIPVGKLSVDVHHTPGHTPGHLAFHIPEDAILLTGDSVISQGSTWIGPPDGHMRTYLQTLEYLKTIPAACIGPGHGPLIHDPHKAIQWFITRRLDREQQILDILRQNKSVRVSVIVERLYKDQLPADMIWVAEKTALAHLIKLEEDGLAQEIAETIPQQLSTHTGKDLEQAIPKKRNEVPDANRRFAILPGSHMEK is encoded by the coding sequence ATGGTAACCCGCTGCACGGATCATGTATGGCAATTGTCATTGGCATCCCCTACATTAAAGCCTGCTACAACAACAAACACCTACTTGATCCATGACAAGGAAGAAGTGATCATTGTCGACCCGGGGTTTGATGCCCCTGCGAACACACAGATTATTTTACAGACGATTCAGGAACTCGGCAACCCGACGGTTACTGGAATTCTATTTTCACATTACCATAAAGACCATACACCCGGCGTTCGCGGATTGATGCAGCATCTATCCTGCCCCATCTATTGCCATGAGCTTGAGGCGAAGCAAGTCGATCGCTTGATTGCTCCTTGCAAACATACTAGCGTAGTAGAACAAGGCGACCGCATTCCAGTCGGAAAGCTCTCTGTAGATGTCCATCACACGCCAGGACATACGCCAGGGCATCTGGCCTTCCATATCCCTGAAGATGCGATACTTTTGACAGGCGATAGTGTCATCAGCCAAGGTTCCACCTGGATCGGCCCGCCGGATGGGCATATGCGGACATATTTGCAAACACTGGAATATTTAAAAACAATTCCGGCAGCATGCATCGGACCAGGTCATGGCCCGCTCATTCACGATCCACACAAAGCGATCCAATGGTTTATAACAAGGAGACTGGACAGGGAACAGCAAATCTTGGACATTCTCCGGCAAAACAAATCCGTTCGCGTAAGTGTGATTGTCGAACGATTGTACAAAGATCAGCTTCCTGCCGATATGATCTGGGTCGCTGAAAAAACGGCCCTTGCACATCTGATTAAACTGGAAGAAGACGGGCTTGCCCAAGAGATTGCCGAGACAATCCCGCAACAACTGTCGACACACACTGGGAAAGATTTGGAACAAGCGATTCCGAAAAAACGTAATGAAGTTCCGGACGCGAATCGCCGATTTGCCATTCTCCCAGGATCCCACATGGAAAAATAA
- a CDS encoding NAD(P)H-dependent oxidoreductase produces MSIYRLLQLREKEGQSIGVAVIGAGQMGFGMISQISRVPGMQVRGVADINKQAAENAVDFYLSQLEQKHPVAVSDDFRQVIQQDSVDVVVDATGVPEVGAKVALQALLARKHLVLLNVEVDVTIGSILAKMFTSANLVYTGSAGDEPAATLELFEFAKTMGLDVVVAGKGKNNPFIPTANPDTCAEEAKRKHMSSHMLAAFQDGTKTMAEMNLLSNATGFIPDKVGMHGVSADVKTVGDKLKLTSEGGVLDKYGVVEYVHGLAPGVFVIVHSPLKPVDDELRYLSVGKGPYYTLYRPYHLASLETPISVARAILLNDPTIAPIGGPISETVAVAKRNINAGERVDGIGGYSVRGVIETHNDTIANGHIPIGLIAGHAVAKRNIPEGRFLTTDDIELDSTTTVWHLRKLQDGLF; encoded by the coding sequence ATGTCTATTTATCGCCTATTGCAATTGCGTGAGAAAGAAGGACAATCGATAGGAGTTGCCGTAATCGGTGCAGGACAAATGGGATTCGGAATGATTTCCCAAATTTCAAGAGTTCCTGGGATGCAAGTTCGGGGAGTTGCGGATATCAATAAACAAGCTGCAGAAAATGCTGTTGACTTTTACTTGTCACAACTCGAACAAAAACATCCGGTTGCCGTTAGCGATGATTTTCGTCAGGTGATTCAGCAGGATTCTGTCGATGTCGTGGTTGACGCAACAGGCGTCCCGGAAGTCGGTGCAAAAGTTGCTCTGCAAGCGTTGCTTGCCAGGAAACATCTGGTCTTGTTGAATGTCGAAGTCGATGTTACGATTGGGTCTATTCTAGCGAAAATGTTTACTTCTGCAAATTTGGTATATACAGGTTCTGCGGGTGATGAACCGGCTGCAACGTTAGAGCTGTTCGAATTTGCAAAAACCATGGGCTTAGATGTGGTGGTTGCTGGTAAAGGAAAAAACAATCCGTTTATTCCGACTGCAAATCCGGATACCTGTGCGGAAGAAGCAAAACGCAAACACATGAGTTCGCACATGTTGGCAGCGTTTCAAGATGGAACGAAAACAATGGCAGAAATGAACTTGCTTAGTAACGCAACAGGATTTATTCCAGACAAAGTAGGAATGCATGGTGTTTCAGCAGACGTAAAAACCGTAGGAGACAAGCTTAAGCTTACATCCGAGGGTGGCGTTCTTGACAAATATGGAGTCGTCGAGTATGTGCACGGATTGGCACCTGGCGTATTTGTAATCGTTCACAGCCCATTAAAACCTGTTGATGATGAATTGCGGTATCTATCTGTCGGAAAAGGGCCATACTACACCTTATACCGTCCATATCACTTGGCAAGTTTGGAAACACCGATCTCTGTGGCGAGAGCAATTCTTTTAAACGATCCTACCATCGCGCCAATTGGTGGTCCCATTTCTGAAACCGTTGCCGTTGCAAAACGTAACATCAATGCAGGCGAACGTGTGGATGGTATCGGAGGATACTCCGTTCGCGGAGTCATTGAAACACACAATGACACGATAGCAAATGGTCACATTCCCATTGGTTTGATCGCAGGCCACGCCGTTGCAAAACGTAACATTCCAGAAGGCCGGTTTTTGACAACAGATGACATCGAACTTGATTCAACCACTACCGTTTGGCACTTGCGAAAATTGCAAGACGGCTTGTTTTAA
- a CDS encoding sugar-binding transcriptional regulator: MAYSDDTRILIKIARMYYEEGATQAEIAEVLGVSRPLISKYLTKAKESRLVEIRIHDEMAHTYSSLESTLEKKFNLREAIVIDEINSPAGKHNLGAAAGNYLLRVVKKNHTIGVSSGTTLVEVATAMPGGNLPNVIVVPLVGGMGDERLDIHANQLAVQIAERLQADYKLLHAPVVVDSPEAKTLFLEQSSIAEVFNLASHCDIAIVGIGGAPEHSTMVKNYFGPNFQKEFTESDVIGDICYNFINQKGEASSISWNERVLSLPLETLKAIPLVIGVAHGEEKVQSIRAALTGGLVNVLVTDEPTAQQLIQD; the protein is encoded by the coding sequence ATGGCATATTCTGACGATACGAGAATTCTGATTAAAATTGCTCGCATGTACTATGAAGAAGGCGCAACCCAAGCGGAAATCGCAGAAGTACTCGGAGTCTCTCGTCCATTAATCTCTAAATATTTAACCAAAGCAAAAGAATCAAGACTAGTCGAAATTCGGATTCATGATGAAATGGCACATACGTATAGCTCTTTGGAATCAACTTTGGAAAAAAAGTTCAATCTCCGGGAAGCAATTGTGATTGATGAAATTAACAGTCCTGCCGGAAAACATAATCTGGGAGCAGCAGCTGGAAATTACCTGTTGCGCGTAGTCAAAAAAAATCACACCATCGGTGTCTCTTCCGGAACCACACTGGTAGAAGTAGCAACGGCAATGCCTGGAGGCAATCTTCCAAATGTAATAGTTGTACCGCTTGTGGGCGGGATGGGAGATGAGCGTTTAGACATTCACGCGAACCAATTGGCTGTTCAAATCGCAGAACGGTTGCAGGCAGACTACAAACTTTTGCATGCACCTGTTGTTGTCGATTCTCCGGAGGCAAAAACTCTGTTTTTGGAGCAATCTTCGATTGCTGAAGTTTTCAACTTGGCCAGTCATTGTGACATTGCCATTGTTGGAATCGGAGGAGCTCCGGAACATTCCACTATGGTCAAAAACTATTTCGGTCCCAATTTTCAAAAGGAATTTACAGAATCAGATGTGATCGGAGATATTTGTTACAATTTTATTAACCAAAAAGGGGAAGCTAGCTCCATCTCCTGGAATGAACGTGTTTTATCGCTGCCTCTTGAAACATTAAAAGCCATTCCCCTTGTGATTGGAGTTGCCCACGGCGAGGAAAAAGTACAATCCATTCGCGCAGCCCTTACAGGAGGCTTGGTCAATGTACTGGTGACCGATGAACCAACGGCGCAACAATTAATACAAGATTAA
- a CDS encoding HAD-IIA family hydrolase has product MNYRLIVFDLDGTLYRGDRVIPDAPEFVQMIKEYGCSCIFLTNNSSKTPAQVTVKLNKMGIPATAAEVYTSSMATAAFIEEQTQKQKCAPTVYAIGEEGLLQALTDIHAELTSEHPQFVVIGIDRQFNYDKLRIASQYVQDGALLIGTNADRALPSEDRLLPGAGSLMQSVSAATGRQPIWIGKPSLTIVEYALKAWRMHRPTLTIEKSEILMIGDNIETDIAAAHAYGVDSALVLSGFSNVSDLSSCKQKPKFVAKTLMELQRQLFS; this is encoded by the coding sequence TTGAACTATAGGCTGATTGTATTTGATCTCGATGGAACGTTATACAGAGGCGATCGCGTGATTCCGGACGCCCCGGAATTTGTTCAAATGATCAAAGAGTACGGGTGTTCCTGCATTTTTTTGACAAACAATTCTTCGAAAACTCCTGCGCAAGTAACGGTCAAATTAAACAAAATGGGAATTCCGGCAACTGCCGCGGAAGTCTATACGTCCAGCATGGCAACGGCGGCCTTTATAGAGGAGCAAACGCAAAAACAAAAGTGTGCTCCTACCGTGTACGCCATTGGCGAAGAAGGATTGTTGCAAGCTCTCACAGATATTCACGCAGAGTTGACTTCTGAACATCCGCAATTTGTGGTGATTGGCATTGACCGTCAATTTAACTATGACAAATTGCGCATTGCGAGTCAATACGTACAGGATGGAGCGCTATTGATCGGTACGAATGCGGACCGGGCGCTGCCGTCAGAAGACCGTTTGTTGCCCGGAGCCGGATCGTTGATGCAAAGTGTGAGTGCGGCAACCGGCAGGCAGCCGATCTGGATCGGGAAGCCGTCATTGACGATTGTGGAGTACGCGCTTAAGGCTTGGCGAATGCATCGTCCAACGCTAACGATTGAAAAGTCGGAAATTTTGATGATCGGGGACAATATCGAGACAGATATTGCTGCGGCGCATGCGTATGGCGTCGATTCGGCGCTTGTGCTCAGCGGATTTTCAAACGTTTCCGATCTTTCCTCTTGCAAACAAAAACCCAAGTTTGTAGCCAAGACATTAATGGAATTGCAGCGGCAACTGTTTTCATGA
- the srlA gene encoding PTS glucitol/sorbitol transporter subunit IIC yields MGWIEWIGSHFIGMFNAGGQTFVGLVSGIIPTLVVLLTFTNTIVKLIGEERTNRAIRFASKYLILRYTVMPVLAVLILTNPMAYTFGKFLPEKQKPAFYDSAVSFVHPVTAFFPYANAGELFVWLGIADGIQKAGYSIAPLAVRYFLIGIVVIFIRGVVTEYITKYLAARMEHKSNNLVSKSA; encoded by the coding sequence ATGGGCTGGATTGAATGGATCGGTTCTCACTTTATTGGAATGTTTAACGCTGGTGGACAAACGTTTGTCGGTTTGGTTTCAGGAATTATTCCTACCTTGGTTGTGTTGCTAACCTTTACAAATACCATCGTCAAACTCATCGGAGAAGAACGAACCAATCGTGCGATTCGCTTTGCATCGAAGTATTTAATTTTGCGGTATACTGTGATGCCAGTGTTGGCGGTTTTGATTTTGACAAATCCTATGGCCTACACATTCGGGAAATTTTTGCCGGAAAAACAAAAGCCTGCATTCTATGATTCCGCTGTTTCGTTTGTTCACCCGGTAACCGCTTTCTTCCCATATGCCAATGCCGGTGAACTCTTTGTTTGGCTAGGTATTGCAGATGGTATTCAAAAAGCTGGATATTCAATCGCTCCACTTGCTGTTCGTTACTTTTTGATTGGTATCGTCGTGATCTTTATTCGTGGTGTTGTAACCGAGTACATCACAAAATACCTGGCAGCACGTATGGAACATAAATCGAACAATTTGGTTTCAAAATCGGCTTAA